In Hirundo rustica isolate bHirRus1 chromosome 4, bHirRus1.pri.v3, whole genome shotgun sequence, a genomic segment contains:
- the ECHDC3 gene encoding enoyl-CoA hydratase domain-containing protein 3, mitochondrial, with protein MAARLCRLRRPLTAAFSSAAAAGAGQAPPAEPLTELRQAGGVRTIVLNNPRRRNALSLPMLQSLRRDLLHDVKSRELRVIVIAAEGPVFCSGHDLKELSSEDDVKHHSQVFELCAEVMTLIQKLPVPVIAKVNGLATAAGCQLVASCDIAVASEKSQFATPGVNIGLFCSTPAVALGRSLPRKVALEMLFTGEPLSAHEALMHGLISKVVPEDKLEEETMKISQKICESSKSVLALGKATFYRQISQDLDTAYKITTKVMVDNLTLRDGQEGIEAFVQKRKPVWSHSQEKK; from the exons ATGGCGGCTCGGCTGTGCCGCCTGCGGAGGCCCCTCACGGCCGCCTTCAGCAGCGCCGCGGCCGCGGGAGCCGGGCAGGCCCCGCCGGCGGAGCCGCTGACGGAGCTGCGGCAGGCGGGGGGCGTGCG CACCATCGTCCTGAACAACCCGCGGCGGCGGAACGCGCTGTCGCTGCCCATGCTGCAGAGCCTGCGGCGGGACCTGCTGCACGACGTGAAGAGCCGGGAGCTCCGCGTAATCGTCATCGCGG CTGAAGGACCTGTATTTTGTTCCGgccatgatttaaaggaactGTCAAGTGAAGATGATGTGAAACATCATTCCCAAGTATTTGAATTATGTGCAGAG GTTATGACTTTAATCCAGAAACTTCCAGTGCCAGTGATTGCCAAAGTAAACGGTTTGGCTACAGCAGCCGGCTGCCAGCTCGTGGCAAGCTGTGACATCGCAGTGGCAAGTGAGAAATCTCAGTTTGCTACTCCTGGAGTAAACATTGGGCTGTTCTGCTCCACCCCAGCTGTGGCCTTGGGCAGATCTCTTCCAAGAAAG GTGGCACTGGAGATGCTTTTCACGGGTGAACCTCTCTCTGCCCACGAAGCCTTAATGCACGGGCTCATCAGCAAGGTGGTGCCAGAAGACAAGCTGGAAGAAGAGACCATGAAAATCTCTCAGAAGATATGTGAAAGCAGCAAATCCGTCCTGGCCTTGGGGAAAGCCACCTTTTACAGACAGATATCCCAGGACCTCGACACTGCTTACAAAATAACTACTAAGGTCATGGTAGATAATTTGACTTTGAGAGATGGGCAGGAAGGCATTGAAGCCTTTGTTCAGAAGCGTAAGCCTGTCTGGTCACACTCTCAGGAGAAGAAATGA